A part of Bubalus bubalis isolate 160015118507 breed Murrah chromosome 6, NDDB_SH_1, whole genome shotgun sequence genomic DNA contains:
- the TWIST2 gene encoding twist-related protein 2, whose translation MEEGSSSPVSPVDSLGTSEEELERQPKRFGRKRRYSKKSSEDGSPTPGKRGKKGSPSAQSFEELQSQRILANVRERQRTQSLNEAFAALRKIIPTLPSDKLSKIQTLKLAARYIDFLYQVLQSDEMDNKMTSCSYVAHERLSYAFSVWRMEGAWSMSASH comes from the coding sequence ATGGAGGAGGGCTCCAGCTCGCCCGTGTCCCCCGTGGACAGCCTGGGCACCAGCGAGGAGGAGCTCGAGCGGCAGCCCAAGCGCTTCGGCCGGAAACGGCGCTACAGCAAGAAGTCGAGCGAAGATGGCAGCCCGACCCCCGGCAAGCGCGGCAAAAAGGGCAGCCCAAGCGCGCAGTCCTTCGAGGAGCTGCAGAGCCAGCGCATCCTGGCCAACGTGCGCGAGCGCCAGCGCACTCAGTCGCTCAACGAGGCCTTCGCCGCGCTGCGCAAGATCATCCCCACGCTGCCCTCGGACAAGCTCAGCAAGATCCAGACGCTCAAGCTGGCCGCCAGGTACATAGACTTCCTCTACCAGGTCCTGCAGAGCGACGAGATGGACAATAAGATGACCAGCTGCAGCTACGTGGCCCATGAGCGCCTCAGCTACGCCTTCTCCGTGTGGCGCATGGAGGGCGCGTGGTCCATGTCCGCCTCCCACTAG